Proteins from one Gimesia maris genomic window:
- a CDS encoding DUF2293 domain-containing protein: MSANTFSPGPTPDTVKAADGTIHTIPAGWSLLPPGDAGLTRRVKAAGDFWSVQEKKGRRTFSQGIWAPAESIERLREELEAERATPAYAKKQAAAAERREKQQAEYVEDFHESVLQFLAFHPAHADLANQLAQAITAHATPVGSGTVARTKRIPVEQRAEAAVIAWMRHQTTAYDSMKIPRVKGKRREVRRLLAQRSKELLKHYRSESTTPADCPLQQALSEHI, from the coding sequence ATGAGTGCAAACACGTTTTCTCCCGGTCCCACTCCTGACACCGTCAAAGCCGCTGATGGCACCATTCATACGATCCCTGCCGGCTGGTCTCTGTTGCCTCCGGGGGATGCCGGTTTAACGCGGCGGGTCAAGGCCGCCGGTGACTTCTGGAGCGTGCAGGAGAAGAAAGGGCGACGCACATTTTCTCAGGGCATCTGGGCTCCGGCGGAGTCGATTGAACGGCTGCGCGAAGAACTGGAAGCCGAACGCGCCACTCCCGCGTACGCAAAAAAGCAGGCTGCTGCTGCAGAGCGACGTGAAAAACAACAGGCCGAATATGTAGAAGATTTTCATGAATCGGTACTCCAGTTTCTGGCGTTTCATCCGGCTCATGCAGATCTGGCAAATCAGCTCGCGCAGGCGATCACTGCGCATGCCACCCCGGTCGGCAGTGGCACCGTAGCACGCACGAAACGCATCCCCGTGGAACAGCGGGCGGAAGCCGCTGTCATCGCCTGGATGCGACATCAGACCACGGCTTATGATTCGATGAAAATCCCAAGGGTCAAAGGGAAACGTCGCGAAGTCAGACGTTTGCTGGCACAACGTTCCAAAGAACTGCTGAAACATTATCGCAGTGAGTCCACCACGCCTGCCGACTGTCCTCTTCAACAGGCGCTTTCCGAGCATATTTGA
- a CDS encoding class I fructose-bisphosphate aldolase, whose protein sequence is MYRQQLIDTANALVADDKGLLAMDESTPTCHKRFEKLGIPQTEEYRYAYRELIATTPGLSESISGAILYDETIRQQTSDGTPLVSVLMNSGIIPGIKVDAGAKALAGHPGEKVTEGLDGLRDRLTEYAQLGARFAKWRAVITIGPGLPTPGCYAANAHALARYAALCQEAGLVPIVEPEVLMDGDHGLSRCFAVTEEALRAVFQQLYQQRVLLEGMILKPNMIVPGLDCRIQETVEEVAAATIECFRHSVPAAVPGVAFLSGGQSSELASARLNAMNVKYKSQVPWALAFSFARAIQQPAMELWAGKAENTQAAQKALNHRAKCNREARRGEYDPQIDAVDAS, encoded by the coding sequence ATGTACAGGCAACAGTTAATTGATACGGCAAATGCTCTGGTAGCCGATGACAAAGGTCTGCTGGCAATGGATGAAAGCACCCCCACCTGTCACAAACGCTTTGAAAAACTGGGGATCCCACAGACCGAAGAGTATCGTTACGCTTACCGCGAACTGATTGCGACGACTCCCGGACTGAGTGAATCAATCAGCGGTGCGATTCTGTATGACGAAACCATTCGTCAACAGACTTCGGATGGCACTCCCCTTGTCAGCGTGCTGATGAACAGCGGGATCATCCCCGGCATTAAAGTCGATGCGGGTGCCAAAGCTCTGGCAGGTCATCCCGGCGAAAAAGTAACCGAAGGCCTGGACGGATTGCGGGATCGACTGACAGAATATGCACAACTGGGAGCCCGTTTTGCCAAGTGGCGGGCGGTGATTACCATCGGCCCCGGATTGCCGACTCCGGGCTGCTATGCAGCCAATGCCCATGCGCTGGCCCGATATGCTGCCCTGTGTCAGGAAGCGGGACTGGTACCAATCGTCGAACCGGAAGTGCTGATGGATGGAGACCACGGTCTGTCCCGCTGTTTTGCAGTCACCGAGGAAGCGTTACGAGCCGTCTTTCAACAGTTGTATCAACAGCGTGTCCTGCTGGAAGGAATGATTCTCAAACCGAACATGATCGTGCCGGGGCTCGATTGCCGGATCCAGGAAACCGTCGAAGAGGTCGCAGCTGCTACCATCGAATGTTTTCGCCACAGCGTCCCTGCCGCCGTTCCAGGAGTAGCCTTTCTGTCTGGTGGCCAGTCCAGCGAACTGGCTTCCGCCCGCCTGAATGCCATGAACGTGAAATATAAATCGCAGGTCCCCTGGGCACTGGCCTTCTCGTTTGCGCGTGCCATTCAGCAACCGGCAATGGAACTCTGGGCAGGTAAGGCGGAAAATACTCAGGCAGCTCAGAAAGCACTGAATCATCGTGCCAAATGCAACCGCGAAGCACGCCGGGGGGAATACGACCCTCAAATCGATGCTGTCGACGCATCCTGA
- a CDS encoding DUF1653 domain-containing protein, protein MKTGHYRHYKGNSYTVIGVARHSETDEELVVYRPEYGERGLWVRPKVMFLESVEVNGELVPRFAYLGPAEE, encoded by the coding sequence ATGAAAACGGGGCACTATCGCCATTATAAAGGAAACAGTTATACCGTAATCGGCGTGGCGCGGCACAGCGAAACGGATGAAGAACTCGTCGTCTATCGCCCGGAGTACGGCGAACGGGGACTCTGGGTGCGTCCCAAAGTCATGTTTCTGGAATCTGTAGAAGTAAACGGAGAACTGGTGCCCCGCTTTGCTTACCTGGGTCCGGCGGAAGAGTAA
- a CDS encoding CPXCG motif-containing cysteine-rich protein, with protein MQEEASYICDACGEEIVIPVDLTAGADQEYVEDCPVCCHPNVIHLQVEPDGDVRIWAAGE; from the coding sequence ATGCAGGAAGAAGCCAGTTATATCTGTGATGCCTGTGGCGAGGAAATCGTGATTCCCGTCGATCTGACAGCTGGCGCAGACCAGGAATATGTCGAAGACTGTCCGGTCTGCTGTCATCCCAATGTCATTCATCTTCAGGTGGAGCCCGATGGAGACGTCCGCATCTGGGCCGCCGGTGAGTGA
- a CDS encoding dual specificity protein phosphatase family protein codes for MREILSNLLWIGNTRDSHDVKNVLHLGIAAVIDLALEEPPVRLTREIIYCRLPLIDGAENQPVVLATAVETVARLIQEEVPTLVACSAGMSRSPAIVAAALSLIRGTDFETEFKQLAVNHPSDVAPGLWNELQELLKEV; via the coding sequence ATGCGAGAAATTCTCTCCAACCTGCTATGGATCGGGAATACCCGGGATTCACATGACGTCAAAAATGTGCTTCACCTGGGTATCGCGGCTGTTATCGATCTGGCACTGGAAGAACCGCCAGTGCGTTTGACACGGGAAATCATTTACTGTCGACTCCCTTTAATTGATGGTGCGGAAAACCAGCCTGTCGTATTAGCAACGGCAGTCGAAACCGTAGCCCGACTGATTCAGGAAGAAGTGCCAACCCTGGTTGCCTGCAGTGCCGGAATGAGCCGTTCCCCCGCCATCGTGGCTGCTGCGCTGTCGTTGATTCGTGGAACGGATTTTGAAACGGAGTTCAAACAGCTGGCAGTAAATCATCCCAGTGATGTCGCACCCGGATTGTGGAACGAACTGCAGGAATTACTGAAGGAAGTATAA
- a CDS encoding putative bifunctional diguanylate cyclase/phosphodiesterase, with product MTDIHSELIYLQAFRDAVDEAGIVAINDTKGRILDVNDNFCQISGYTREELIGSDHRILRSDQHSNEFFREMYRTIRRGKTWRGEICNKAKNGRLYWVNTTIVPMFNDQGKIDGYLALRIDISEQKRLMQRLQHLAHHDPLTGLPNRVSILESIQKVIDRKSGKHFALLFMDFDRFKLINDSLGHDVGDKLLEAIADRLRKTVRASDTIQAARLGGDEFVVLLENLHSPDDAILVGNRLLETLSRPYILGGYTIYSSASIGIVTSEHRSETASEMLSDADLAMYEAKAAKQDRPIVFDRVLRDKAQKRLYIENQLRDVISRDELKLFYQPIIDLESGELRGVEALIRWFHPECGMIPPDEFISVAEEMDMIIPVGNFVVDEACRQLAAWRKTLGPQAPENLHVNVSRKQLEHPTLVSIVAEALEKHEIPAKCLHLEVTESIIMHDREASIETLNDLKKLGVKLDVDDFGTGYSSLSCLCDFPIDVLKLDREFIKRSDRDREVLLIHALIILAEKLGLEVIGEGIENIEQLQLLQGLGCRLGQGYFYSKPICGDEIEESILASKWHATPLINV from the coding sequence GTGACTGACATTCATTCAGAATTAATCTATCTGCAGGCATTCCGTGATGCCGTTGATGAAGCTGGAATTGTGGCCATCAACGATACAAAAGGAAGAATCCTGGACGTCAATGATAACTTCTGTCAGATCTCAGGTTATACTCGCGAAGAGTTAATTGGTTCCGATCATCGTATTTTGCGTTCCGATCAGCATTCCAACGAATTTTTTAGAGAAATGTATCGCACCATCCGCCGTGGCAAAACATGGCGGGGTGAGATCTGTAACAAAGCCAAAAACGGTCGTTTGTACTGGGTGAATACCACGATCGTTCCCATGTTCAATGATCAGGGGAAAATCGATGGCTATCTGGCACTGCGGATTGATATCAGTGAGCAGAAGCGACTGATGCAGCGCCTGCAGCACCTGGCACACCATGACCCGCTGACGGGACTCCCGAATCGGGTTTCGATACTGGAGTCCATTCAAAAAGTCATTGACCGAAAATCTGGTAAACATTTTGCGTTACTGTTTATGGATTTTGATCGCTTCAAACTGATCAATGACAGTCTGGGACATGATGTCGGAGATAAACTGCTGGAGGCGATCGCAGACCGGTTGCGTAAAACGGTTCGGGCTTCCGATACCATTCAGGCCGCGCGACTGGGAGGCGATGAATTTGTCGTGCTCCTCGAAAATCTACACTCGCCTGATGATGCCATCCTCGTGGGAAATCGTCTGCTGGAGACTTTATCGCGGCCTTATATTCTCGGCGGATATACTATCTATTCCAGCGCGAGTATTGGTATTGTGACCAGCGAACATCGGTCTGAAACGGCCAGCGAAATGCTCAGTGATGCTGACCTTGCCATGTATGAAGCCAAGGCAGCTAAGCAGGACAGACCGATTGTTTTCGATCGGGTATTACGCGATAAAGCACAAAAGCGACTCTACATTGAGAACCAGCTGCGCGATGTCATTTCACGGGACGAATTGAAACTGTTCTATCAACCTATTATTGATCTGGAATCCGGTGAGTTACGAGGCGTCGAAGCTTTGATCCGCTGGTTCCACCCCGAATGTGGCATGATACCTCCTGATGAATTCATATCTGTCGCAGAAGAGATGGACATGATTATTCCCGTCGGTAATTTTGTAGTAGATGAAGCCTGTCGGCAACTGGCAGCCTGGCGTAAAACACTGGGGCCTCAGGCACCTGAGAATCTGCATGTGAATGTGTCTCGAAAACAACTGGAGCATCCGACACTGGTTTCTATCGTGGCAGAAGCGTTGGAAAAACACGAGATTCCGGCAAAGTGCCTGCATCTGGAAGTAACCGAAAGCATCATTATGCATGACCGCGAGGCATCCATTGAAACCTTGAATGACTTGAAGAAACTGGGGGTCAAACTGGATGTCGACGACTTTGGTACCGGTTACTCATCCTTATCGTGCCTGTGTGATTTTCCTATCGATGTATTGAAACTGGATCGGGAGTTTATCAAAAGATCCGATCGAGACCGCGAAGTCCTGCTGATTCACGCTCTGATCATCCTGGCTGAAAAGCTGGGTCTTGAGGTGATCGGGGAGGGCATCGAAAATATCGAACAGTTGCAGCTTCTGCAGGGGCTGGGATGCCGACTGGGGCAGGGCTACTTTTACTCGAAACCAATCTGTGGGGATGAGATTGAAGAGTCGATTCTTGCCAGCAAGTGGCACGCCACTCCCCTGATCAATGTCTGA
- a CDS encoding NADPH-dependent FMN reductase: MSQSKILAFAGSTRRNSYNRQVLQIAVAGARAAGADVTVVDLKDYPLPLMNEDLEREEGTPEAATQLKQLFFENDGLLIASPEYNSSITPLLKNTIDWVSRKAEGESPLQAYRGKVAALVSASPGVLGGLRGLVHVRSILSNIQVTVLPTQVTISNAAQAFDDEGQLKDTSLQQNVESLGKTLAETVSKLTS; this comes from the coding sequence ATGTCTCAATCGAAAATACTCGCATTTGCGGGCAGCACGCGCCGGAATTCTTATAACAGACAGGTCCTGCAGATCGCCGTTGCCGGAGCCCGTGCCGCGGGTGCCGATGTTACCGTCGTCGATCTTAAAGATTACCCCCTCCCCCTGATGAACGAAGATCTGGAACGGGAAGAAGGGACTCCTGAAGCGGCAACACAACTCAAACAGTTGTTCTTTGAAAACGACGGTTTGCTGATTGCTTCGCCGGAGTACAACAGCTCGATTACTCCCCTGTTGAAAAACACAATTGACTGGGTATCACGAAAGGCAGAAGGGGAATCGCCTCTGCAGGCGTATCGAGGCAAAGTTGCTGCTCTGGTGTCCGCTTCTCCGGGAGTACTGGGGGGCCTGCGGGGGCTGGTCCACGTGCGCTCAATTTTGAGCAACATTCAGGTCACAGTCTTACCAACCCAGGTCACGATATCCAATGCTGCCCAGGCATTCGATGACGAAGGCCAGCTCAAGGATACCTCGCTGCAGCAGAACGTCGAGAGTCTCGGTAAAACTCTGGCAGAAACAGTGAGTAAACTGACCAGCTGA
- a CDS encoding DoxX family protein has protein sequence MSQHPIQGLASLFGRIMLATIFFMSAVGNKIPNFDNIAGYMASEGVPLPKIMLAGAIVFLIAGSLSLIAGFKARLGAGLLFVFLVLATYYFHDFWTIEDAQAKQGQMIHFMKNLALMGSMLFVMANGAGKMSLDNALASKSQPDPRTA, from the coding sequence ATGTCACAACACCCGATTCAAGGTCTGGCGAGTCTGTTCGGTCGAATCATGCTGGCGACGATATTTTTCATGAGTGCCGTCGGAAATAAAATTCCCAACTTTGACAACATTGCCGGGTACATGGCTTCTGAGGGAGTTCCCCTGCCGAAGATCATGCTGGCGGGAGCGATTGTGTTTCTGATTGCAGGCAGTCTGTCACTGATTGCCGGTTTCAAGGCGCGCCTGGGGGCCGGGTTACTATTTGTCTTTCTGGTATTGGCCACGTATTATTTCCATGACTTCTGGACCATAGAAGACGCACAGGCAAAGCAGGGACAGATGATTCACTTTATGAAGAATCTGGCGTTGATGGGGAGCATGTTATTTGTGATGGCGAATGGAGCGGGTAAAATGAGCCTGGACAATGCACTGGCTTCAAAGTCTCAACCAGATCCCAGAACAGCGTAA
- a CDS encoding pirin family protein, with translation MIQVRKSKERGHADHGWLKTHHTFSFSTYQDPEHMRFRALRVMNEDVVLPGQGFGTHPHNDMEIVTYVLEGALEHKDSMGNGEVLHAGEFQRMSAGTGITHSEFNPSDSEAVHLYQIWLYPEQKGIEPGYEQKRFPDSEQQNQLRLVASPQAEQGALKIHQDAQIFLSKLDSGQQVTHSLSTGRHAWLQVLRGAVRLNDVSLEVSDGAAVSDEEQLFITATDNAEIMLFDLA, from the coding sequence ATGATTCAGGTTCGTAAGTCGAAAGAACGGGGTCACGCTGATCATGGCTGGCTCAAAACGCACCATACCTTTTCCTTTTCTACCTATCAGGATCCGGAACACATGCGATTTCGCGCTCTGCGGGTGATGAATGAAGATGTGGTTCTGCCCGGTCAGGGATTCGGTACACATCCCCATAATGATATGGAAATCGTCACGTATGTTCTGGAAGGAGCACTCGAGCACAAAGATTCAATGGGTAACGGAGAAGTGCTGCACGCGGGCGAATTCCAGCGGATGTCGGCAGGAACGGGAATCACTCACAGTGAATTTAACCCGTCGGACAGTGAAGCGGTGCACCTGTATCAGATCTGGCTGTATCCGGAACAGAAGGGGATTGAACCCGGTTATGAACAGAAACGCTTTCCGGACAGTGAGCAGCAGAATCAGTTAAGGCTGGTTGCTTCACCGCAGGCCGAGCAGGGGGCGTTGAAGATTCACCAGGATGCACAGATATTTCTGTCGAAGCTGGATTCCGGACAGCAAGTGACTCATTCACTTTCGACGGGGCGGCATGCCTGGCTGCAGGTTCTGCGCGGCGCGGTCCGTCTGAATGATGTATCACTGGAAGTGAGTGACGGTGCTGCCGTCAGTGATGAGGAACAGTTATTTATTACCGCGACAGACAATGCCGAGATCATGCTGTTTGATCTGGCCTGA
- a CDS encoding MarR family winged helix-turn-helix transcriptional regulator: MTHKQLQQEIKKKQAFESPEIEAVLNVLRTSDQYQNRLGKLFRIYGLTCSQYNVLRILRGEGRPLPSLEIASRMIQVVPAITGLIDRLEKLGLVTRKRCSADRRVVFVALTEKAVTLLKEIDEPGRELHQRLIGHLTKSELKELSRLLVKARKSGAVTEIAG; encoded by the coding sequence ATGACACACAAACAACTGCAACAGGAAATCAAGAAGAAGCAGGCCTTCGAGTCCCCTGAGATCGAGGCGGTTCTGAATGTATTGCGTACCAGCGATCAGTATCAGAATCGTCTCGGCAAGTTGTTTCGTATATATGGTTTAACCTGTTCACAGTATAACGTTTTACGGATTTTGCGTGGGGAGGGGCGTCCCCTGCCGAGTCTGGAGATTGCCAGTCGGATGATTCAGGTTGTTCCCGCCATTACCGGGCTGATTGACCGGCTGGAAAAACTGGGGCTGGTCACCCGGAAACGGTGTTCTGCAGACCGCCGCGTTGTTTTTGTCGCATTGACAGAAAAAGCGGTGACGTTATTAAAAGAGATAGATGAGCCGGGACGGGAACTGCATCAACGGCTCATTGGTCACTTGACAAAGTCAGAACTGAAAGAGTTAAGCCGGTTGCTGGTCAAAGCCAGGAAGTCTGGTGCAGTAACGGAAATAGCAGGTTGA
- a CDS encoding HEAT repeat domain-containing protein — protein MNCVNSVTDVHTPFLNSLIGVFFIWLLITLIFNRPLSTGTKRFLYFGVPVFVLGFLLIIPLGAGLAVLFCWIMFLLYRIQQILINKDDSLRKDLIPFSVNALALTVSFILIFVTTTQANSTPGLIRSMGSVSPFYPGTVHSVMSRLIQRGPEVVDPLSETLEKTLDRDYISPFLPTRIAYCLSEIGSPQAEAVLKQVVAEEIDLSDNENTKWEAAVCCLYADCAGPRAIPVLQTLLERSDKKQQFIPLCALVRTGDFSAIETVLKHVDELQKQLQQPFTNRGFAAMIRLTLQALAEGQSPVDLKVSPIYHRMLLGLRPDHQTQTGIVWNQQWDGDLDIPALQEHWSQILKQSEPNDVE, from the coding sequence ATGAACTGCGTGAACAGTGTGACTGATGTCCATACGCCGTTTTTGAACTCACTGATCGGCGTTTTTTTCATCTGGCTGCTGATTACGCTGATTTTCAATCGGCCGCTCTCTACTGGTACTAAACGGTTTCTGTATTTCGGAGTCCCTGTCTTCGTCCTGGGATTCCTGCTGATCATTCCCCTGGGGGCAGGTCTGGCTGTCCTCTTCTGCTGGATCATGTTTCTGTTGTATCGAATTCAGCAGATACTCATTAATAAGGATGATTCCCTCCGGAAGGATCTGATTCCGTTCAGCGTGAATGCGTTGGCGCTGACGGTTTCGTTTATTCTGATTTTTGTCACGACGACCCAGGCCAATTCCACTCCGGGACTGATCAGATCAATGGGAAGCGTTTCCCCCTTCTATCCGGGAACCGTTCACAGTGTGATGTCGCGACTGATCCAGCGTGGCCCCGAGGTCGTCGATCCGTTAAGTGAGACGCTCGAAAAAACCCTCGACAGAGACTATATCAGCCCGTTCCTGCCTACGCGCATCGCCTACTGTCTTTCCGAGATTGGCAGCCCGCAGGCGGAGGCGGTTTTGAAGCAGGTTGTTGCAGAAGAAATTGATCTCAGCGACAACGAAAACACGAAATGGGAAGCTGCCGTCTGCTGTCTATATGCCGATTGTGCCGGGCCGCGTGCCATACCGGTCCTGCAAACGCTCCTGGAGCGCTCGGATAAAAAACAGCAGTTCATCCCCTTGTGCGCGCTGGTTCGAACGGGTGACTTCTCTGCAATAGAGACCGTTTTAAAACACGTCGATGAATTGCAGAAACAGTTACAGCAACCCTTCACCAACCGCGGGTTTGCAGCCATGATCAGACTCACGCTGCAGGCGCTGGCTGAAGGACAGAGTCCGGTAGATCTCAAAGTGAGCCCCATCTATCATCGCATGTTACTCGGACTGAGACCCGATCATCAGACGCAGACCGGCATCGTCTGGAATCAACAGTGGGACGGGGACCTCGACATTCCCGCTCTGCAGGAGCACTGGTCTCAAATTCTCAAGCAGTCAGAACCTAATGACGTCGAGTGA
- a CDS encoding pentapeptide repeat-containing protein, with amino-acid sequence MTTRFKLLISGLLLLSIAIPILDHTTNWLERVTDRMQDFAELELFVAAFIGLVILPFRHEFYQFTQLLHRLAVRYLDAMGDHIWVAVGIAFGILLIQISPDKSEKPPFRSNIMQNLSPSKIQPKVNINIQTPPAVKKLNQELYRSTLLNILYQNSPRGSRPESDVLLRLMDVEPPKATTPLRQVTVMEFLQLEQAAGRTVNLSGAFLNELDLSQKNLQVHGVKGVLQGANFSSASLFKADFTDTDLQGADLSKARLIQTRFLGSNLIDANLEAANLQSAIFSRARLSGARLHRTYLVQTFFKGAYLNGALVNSINWIHDYNSLNPEYRAFSIEWHSVVEQQAADGNPVYVITGIDPPVQARKPELDTD; translated from the coding sequence ATGACGACCCGATTTAAACTCCTGATCTCTGGCCTGCTGCTGCTGAGTATTGCAATTCCCATTCTTGATCATACGACCAACTGGCTGGAGCGAGTCACGGACAGGATGCAGGATTTCGCAGAACTGGAGCTGTTTGTCGCCGCTTTTATCGGGCTGGTGATTCTCCCTTTCAGGCACGAATTCTACCAGTTCACACAGTTGCTGCATCGCCTTGCCGTCCGTTATCTGGATGCGATGGGCGATCACATCTGGGTAGCAGTGGGGATTGCATTTGGTATTCTGCTGATCCAGATCTCACCGGATAAATCAGAGAAGCCACCTTTCCGATCAAATATCATGCAGAACCTATCGCCATCAAAGATACAACCCAAAGTAAATATCAATATTCAAACCCCACCTGCGGTGAAGAAGCTGAATCAGGAACTGTATCGCAGCACGTTATTGAACATCCTCTATCAGAACAGTCCGCGGGGAAGCCGTCCCGAATCTGATGTATTACTCAGACTCATGGATGTCGAGCCTCCCAAAGCAACGACACCCTTGCGACAGGTCACGGTGATGGAGTTCCTGCAACTCGAACAGGCGGCAGGTAGAACGGTCAACTTGAGCGGTGCATTTCTTAATGAACTGGATCTGAGTCAGAAAAATCTTCAAGTGCACGGCGTCAAAGGGGTATTGCAGGGGGCGAATTTCAGTTCTGCATCCCTGTTTAAAGCGGATTTCACTGATACGGATTTGCAGGGCGCCGATCTTTCAAAGGCCCGACTGATTCAGACTCGATTCCTGGGAAGCAACCTGATCGATGCAAACCTGGAAGCCGCCAATCTTCAGAGCGCCATTTTCTCGAGAGCAAGATTATCGGGAGCCCGTCTGCATCGAACTTATCTGGTTCAGACGTTTTTCAAAGGAGCTTATCTGAACGGCGCCCTGGTCAATTCAATCAACTGGATTCATGATTATAACAGCCTCAATCCGGAATACAGGGCGTTCAGCATCGAATGGCATTCTGTGGTCGAACAACAGGCTGCAGACGGCAATCCTGTCTATGTCATCACAGGCATTGATCCACCTGTTCAAGCCAGAAAACCGGAACTGGATACCGACTGA